The Amycolatopsis japonica nucleotide sequence AGCCGACCCCGGACGTCTGGCAGGGCGCCGTGCGTGATCAGCAGCTCGCGGTGAAGGCCAAGCACGCCAACGTTCCCGCCGAAAACTACCAGTCCTATGTGGACGCGAGTTCGCGGATCAAGGGCAGCATCGAACCGCCGAACGCGCAGCAGGTCTACGCCATCCTCGACAGTGTGATGCAGGCGGTGCTCACCGATCGGAACGCGGATATCGCTCAGCAGCTGTCGTCCGCGGAGTCGAAGGTCAACAGTGTCCTCGCCCAGGTCAAGTAGCGTCCTCGACTGGCCCGCGACAACGTCGTCGCGGGCCGGTCGGCCGGTCGCCTCGGCGGCCGAACGCCGCCGGAACCGGATACGCCGCAAGCTCAAGGAGAACGTCACCGCGTACGGCCTGCTGTGCGCCGCGCTCGTGGTGTTCGCCCTGTTCTCGTGGTATCCGATCGTGCGCGGGGTGCTGCTGAGCTTCCAGCAGGTCGACTTCGTCAACCCGCCGACGTGGGTCGGCTTCGACAACTTCACCCGCCTGTTCGAAGACCCGCTGTTCGGCGTCGCCTGGCGCAACACGCTGTTGTTCACCGGGCTCGCACTGGTCTTCGGGTTCGTGGTGCCGTTCCTGACCGCGGTGCTGCTCAACGAACTGCGGCACGCCAAAGCGTTCTTCCGGCTCGCGGTGTACCTGCCGGTGATGCTGCCGCCGGTGGTCACCGCCCTGATGTGGAAGTGGTTCTACGACCCGGGCGCCGGCCTGTTCAACTCCGCGCTCGGCGCCGTCGGCCTGCCCGGCG carries:
- a CDS encoding carbohydrate ABC transporter permease, with amino-acid sequence MSSPRSSSVLDWPATTSSRAGRPVASAAERRRNRIRRKLKENVTAYGLLCAALVVFALFSWYPIVRGVLLSFQQVDFVNPPTWVGFDNFTRLFEDPLFGVAWRNTLLFTGLALVFGFVVPFLTAVLLNELRHAKAFFRLAVYLPVMLPPVVTALMWKWFYDPGAGLFNSALGAVGLPGGQWLDSSDTSMLSLVFVSTWANMGSTTLIYLAALGTIPGELYEAAELDGAGLWKRLIHVTLPQTRFVLLVLLLLQVVATMQVFTEPYVMTGGGPDDSTVTVLLLLYRYAFVYNDFGSASALSLLLFVALGVFSALYVRLTRKADES